One region of Lampris incognitus isolate fLamInc1 chromosome 4, fLamInc1.hap2, whole genome shotgun sequence genomic DNA includes:
- the LOC130111627 gene encoding EMILIN-1-A-like, translating to MARPRTAALLLVWVLTWLGDAKSTYPQRYSLYAGQTQSPQHNGANGARAASRHRNWCAYVVTKTVSCMVEDGVETYVKPDYHPCAWGNPQCSRVVAYRTYMRPRYKVAYKMVTEMEWKCCHGYSGDDCSDGPVGGGGTQISTARPRPRPGQGSTGHGHGVGDSGRGDNEKMRQLEDKIQSLTKDLHDLQSTLRNMNERFQEEMKRPGFGGAGGKNPADAAQPEIKETIHSIQTKLDQLDNRTQAHDKTLVSINNHLVNGKGNELDGGLSGGGISGERLNTLKEEILRELERRVSLSCSSCQAGVEHLRSQQQEDRERIRALEKQLNAMDARYRQGLDGLRREVVHSQGCCDTVNDLKNRITDAERKITSTSESYDIIQNRLDKELGGGGGNHFSNGDGRFGGGFGGQGGIGGGRGDTVVTEDRLDGRLNDLERRINGTVQRTEESCSYLENDLKDYFHRELGDLRTVFLDRFDDQAFRIGDVELDVGLVKDRVTDHDKRLSRLENATSVLTRRVEECGCGATGGGVGGGVGENGGTGATGGRVTGGGKWGAGGNGGTGGSTGRGKGSTGRGLAGTGGERDNTTEKSLEWRVIANEDQIHRFNTKLKDLSVSGDSLLDKVVDLSHDVREMSHDVRKIKALTGDNGEHFNRIVTEIEMLGQDCDVCARVEDELKKLKNHTQHTLDHFQGHINIIRGRMDSGQDTCSQVCSNLQEEVGKLKEDVERCTGQCKIRLDTPTGSGGTDGTGTGTGPGTGGDLSPEKPLDGHSVIGGTLNNNQLKTLQGELSDIILTFSSINDTLKGLEHTVHKHGSVITDLGNTKDKIISELDKIQQEVNEHIEDSRDRLDGVDRDVRRFESTLVVEMGDCKRSGDGLEKRLSKLEGVCGRLDGVSDSLQKIKEGLNKHVSGLWNCVSGLNATVITHGGLIDYIQTNQLDGIHGKIKSLNSSVNHILKEVHTLTEQDLSGPPGVPGPPGPQGAPGEKGFNGLPGIKGPPGAQGRQGESGPRGPPGPKGERGLPGADAHVPKLSFSAALTNPMERAGTIIFDKIFVNEGDFYDPRTGVFTAPVDGRYFFSGILTGHKNEKIEAVLSKSNYGMARVDSGGYQPEGLENKPVAEAKTPPGSLAVFNIILPLQARDTVCIDLVMGKLAHSVEPLTIFSGMLLYEDM from the exons GAACTGGTGTGCATACGTGGTGACCAAGACAGTGAGCTGTATGGTGGAGGATGGAGTGGAGACCTACGTAAAGCCAGATTACCACCCCTGTGCCTGGGGTAACCCACAATGTTCCCGTGTTGTAGC CTACCGTACATACATGAGGCCCAGGTACAAAGTGGCCTACAAAATGGTGACAGAGATGGAGTGGAAGTGTTGCCATGGATACAGTGGAGATGACTGCAGTGACGGTCCAGTCGGTGGCGGTGGGACCCAGATTTCTACTGCCAGGCCTCGACCTCGGCCGGGACAGGGTAGCACAGGGCATGGACATGGAGTGGGAGACAGTG GGCGTGGGGACAATGAGAAGATGAGACAGCTGGAGGACAAGATCCAGAGCCTGACCAAAGACCTCCATGACCTACAGTCCACCCTGAGGAACATGAACGAGCGCTTCCAAGAGGAGATGAAAAGACCGGGCTTCGGCGGTGCTGGTGGAAAGAATCCTGCTGACGCGGCCCAGCCAGAGATTAAGGAGACAATCCACAGTATTCAGACCAAGCTGGACCAGCTTGACAACCGTACCCAG gccCATGACAAAACCCTGGTCAGCATCAACAACCACTTGGTGAATGGGAAAGGAAATGAACTGGATGGGGGCCTCTCTGGGGGAGGCATCAGCGGAGAGAGGTTGAACACCTTGAAGGAGGAGATCCTGAGGGAACTAGAGAGGAGGGTGTCTCTCTCCTGTTCCTCCTGCCAG GCGGGCGTAGAGCACCTTCGCAGCCAGCAGCAAGAGGATAGGGAGAGGATTCGTGCGCTGGAGAAACAGCTGAACGCTATGGACGCCCGCTACCGACAGGGCTTGGACGGGCTGCGGAGGGAGGTGGTCCATTCTCAGGGCTGCTGCGACACCGTCAATGACCTCAAGAATAGGATCACCGATGCCGAGCGCAAGATCACTTCAACCTCCGAAAGCTACGACATTATCCAGAATCGATTGGACAAGGagcttggaggaggaggaggtaaccATTTCAGCAATGGAGATGGCAGATTTGGGGGCGGTTTCGGCGGTCAAGGTGGAATTGGCGGTGGCAGGGGGGACACGGTCGTGACGGAGGACAGGCTGGATGGCCGGCTGAATGACCTAGAGCGGCGCATCAATGGCACTGTCCAGCGGACAGAGGAGAGCTGTTCGTATCTGGAGAACGACCTGAAGGACTACTTCCACAGAGAACTAGGAGACCTGAGGACGGTGTTCCTGGACCGCTTCGATGACCAGGCCTTCCGGATCGGAGATGTGGAGCTGGATGTTGGGCTGGTGAAGGACAGAGTGACTGACCACGACAAGAGGCTGTCCCGTCTGGAGAACGCTACATCTGTCCTGACCAGgagggtggaggagtgtgggtgtgGAGCGACAGGAGGGGGCGTAGGTGGAGGAGTTGGGGAAAATGGAGGAACAGGTGCAACAGGAGGAAGAGTAACCGGAGGAGGCAAGTGGGGAGCAGGAGGAAATGGAGGGACAGGCGGGTCTACAGGAAGAGGAAAGGGCAGTACAGGAAGAGGTCTAGCagggacaggaggagagagggataATACCACAGAGAAGTCCCTGGAGTGGAGGGTGATTGCCAACGAGGATCAGATCCACCGCTTCAACACGAAACTTAAAGACCTCTCTGTGTCTGGTGACTCTCTGCTCGACAAG GTGGTGGACTTGAGCCATGATGTTCGTGAGATGAGCCATGATGTTCGTAAGATTAAAGCCCTGACGGGGGACAATGGGGAGCACTTCAACCGCATAGTCACAGAGATTGAGATGCTGGGACAGGACTGTGATGTATGTGCCAGGGTGGAGGATGAGCTAAAGAAACTGAAAAACCATACGCAGCATACCTTGGACCACTTCCAGGGCCACATCAACATCATCCGGGGCCGAATGGACTCTGGCCAAGATACTTGCTCTCAAGTCTGCTCCAACCTGCAAGAAGAGGTCGGCAAACTCAAGGAGGATGTAGAGAGGTGTACAGGCCAGTGTAAGATCAGACTGGACACACCCACAG GCAGTGGTGGTACTGATGGCACTGGAACTGGCACTGGGCCTGGGACAGGGGGCGACTTGAGTCCTGAGAAGCCGCTGGATGGCCACAGCGTAATTGGTGGCACTCTGAACAACAACCAGCTGAAGACGCTGCAGGGCGAGCTCTCAGACATCATCCTGACCTTTAGCTCCATCAACGACACACTGAAGGGCCTTGAACACACCGTGCACAAACATGGCAGCGTCATCACTGACCTTG GAAACACCAAGGATAAGATCATCTCAGAGTTGGACAAGATCCAGCAGGAAGTGAATGAGCACATCGAGGACAGCCGCGACCGTTTGGATGGGGTGGACAGGGACGTGCGTCGGTTCGAGAGCACGCTGGTGGTGGAGATGGGAGACTGTAAGAGGTCAGGCGACGGACTTGAGAAAAGGCTGTCCAAACTGGAGGGTGTGTGTGGGAGACTGGATGGtgtgtctgactccctccagaaGATCAAGGAAG GCTTGAACAAGCATGTGTCTGGACTGTGGAACTGTGTGAGTGGACTGAACGCCACAGTGATCACACATGGGGGACTCATCGACTACATCCAGACCAACCAGCTGGATGGCATCCATGGCAAGATCAAGAGCCTCAACTCCTCAGTCAACCACATCCTCAAGGAGGTCCACACCCTGACAGAGCAGGACCTGTCCG GACCCCCCGGTGTCCCTGGTCCCCCCGGTCCCCAAGGTGCCCCAGGAGAGAAAGGATTCAATGGGCTACCAGGGATCAAGGGCCCCCCTGGAGCCCaaggaagacagggagagagtggACCCAGAGGACCACCAG GTCCCAAAGGTGAAAGAG GTCTACCTGGTGCTGATGCCCATGTACCCAAACTGTCGTTCTCTGCTGCCCTCACCAACCCAATGGAAAGGGCTGGTACTATCATCTTTGACAAGATTTTTGTCAACGAAGGTGACTTCTATGACCCAAGGACAG GGGTTTTCACTGCTCCTGTGGATGGGCGTTACTTTTTCAGCGGCATACTGACGGGTCACAAGAATGAAAAGATTGAGGCAGTCCTTTCAAAGTCCAACTACGGCATGGCCCGCGTGGACTCAGGGGGCTACCAACCTGAGGGCCTAGAGAACAAGCCGGTGGCTGAGGCCAAGACCCCGCCAGGCTCCCTGGCTGTCTTCAACATCATCCTGCCTCTCCAGGCTCGGGACACCGTCTGCATCGACCTGGTGATGGGCAAATTGGCCCATTCAGTGGAGCCCCTCACCATCTTTAGTGGCATGCTGCTCTACGAAGACATGTGA